The sequence TGAGCAAGGCGCACAACGTGCGGCTGATGGTCAACTCGCTGTGGGAAGGGTTCATTGCAGGCTACGGCGGCGACGCCGATGCCGAGCGCGACCCGGACAAGGTCTGGGGCCGGATGTACCGCGATGGTGTGAGCATCATCCAGACCGATGCCCCGGAAGCGTTGCTGGCCTATCGCGCCACACTGGAAAAACGCTGAGCGCGTGGCAGGAGCCAGCAGCGGAAGTGCTGATCGGCGAGCTGCCGAATCAAGCGCCAACGTGTCACCTTGTACAGCGGGCACCAAGAGGCGCCTGACTGCCTGATGCAGCGGTCGCGTGCAACGACCACAGCGCATGCAGGCTGCACAGGAGCCCCCGACTCGCAGGGTTTGGCGAACACGGCCATTGCCTTGATTAGGCGGAAGCCATTGCAGGTATCGGCCCGCACTGGCTACAGTCGGACTCCGACGGTTGCGCTCAAGGATGTCTGCATGTCGCTCGCGTTCCGCGCCTGGCCGTTGGCTCGGCATCTTGTCTGGCTGGCGGTGCTGCTGGTTGCGCTGCAGGTGCGCGATATCGCCAAGGCCATCGGCCTGCCGATTCCCAGGATTCCGGTGCCGTATGGCGGTGCGATCCTCGACAACGGGCTCAGCGTCATCGTCGTGCTGGTGGCGGCCGCCTTGCTCTACCGCAGCACGCCTGGCGATCTGCTCGCGCGCCTGGGGCTGCGCTGGAATGGCCTGGGTGGGCCGCTGTTGACGTTGTGTGCCACGCTGCCGTGCTGGATCGGCCTGTGGACGCAGGCCACCGCGATCGGTACCGATGATGTACTGGGCCTGCTGTGGTTGGCGGTGCTGTTTCCGCTGGCCGAAGAGATCGTGTTCCGCGGGTTCGGCTTCGTGTTCGCCTCTCGTGCGCTTGCGTGGCGCCCGGCGTTGGCCGCGCTATTGCAGGCGCTGGTGTTCGGCGCCGTGCATTGGTTTGGGGCCGGCGGTGGTGGCGGGGAGGCACTGCTGATCTTCGCCATCACCGGGATCGGAGCGCTGCTGTTTGCCATCGTCGACGCGCAGGATGGCTACACGATCTGGAGCGGATGGGTGCTGCATGTCTCGCTCAACGCAGCCTGGACGGTCTTTGCGGTGTCCGACTCGGCCGCCAGTGGCTGGCTGGGGATGGCGCTGCGCTTGTCGGCGGTGTTGCTGGCAATGGGGTTGCTACGTGCATTCGTCAGGCCTGCCGGCCTGCACAGCACTGTCGTCGCTGCCCGGGCGCAGCAACCCTAGCGCCGCGGCTGATCAGCCGGCGATGGCAAGACGGCCGCCCGCACCGCGTGGCAGTGGCCGAAATGCGTTTTGCCCTGCATGCTTTGCACGATGGACGAACAACCGCAGGCGCAGACAGGGATGGACCGGACGCCGCCGCGCCCGCGTGCGTCGCAACAACAGGACCGCCGCCGCCATTGGTTGCGCTGGCTGCGCTGGAGTTCGGCCGCGCTGCTCGCTGTGTTGCTGCTGCTGGATCTGGCCTTCCCGCTGCCGCTGCCCAAATCCCGCGATACCTCGACATTGGTCGTCGCACGCGACGGCACGCCATTGCGCGCGTTCGCCGATCGCAACGGCGTGTGGCGCTATCCCGCAAGCCCGGAGACGGTGTCGCCGCTCTATCTGCAGGCCTTGCTGAACTACGAAGACCGCTGGTTCTGGCGCCATCCCGGCGTGAACCCATGGGGCTTGTTGCGTGCCGGCGGGCAGTGGCTGGGGCACGGGCGCATCGTCTCCGGCGGCTCCACGCTGACCATGCAGGTGGCACGCATCCTGGACCCGCACACGCGCACGCCGTGGGGCAAGGCCAAGCAATTGCTGCGCGCGCTGCAGCTGGAAGCGCATCTGAGCAAGCGCGAAATTCTCACCCTGTATCTGGAGCGCGCGCCCTACGGCGGCACCATCGAAGGCGTGGACGCGGCCAGTTGGGCGTATCTGGGCAAGCCGGCCAAGGCGTTGTCGCAGGCCGAAGCGGCGTTGCTGGCGGTGTTGCCGCAATCGCCCAGCCGGCTGCGCCCGGACCGTCACCCGGAAGCGGCGCAACGTGCGCGCGACAAGGTGCTCGACCGCATGGTGGAACTGGGCGTGTGGTCACGCGCGCAGGTGGACGATGCCCGCATCGAGCCGGTGGTCACGCGCTCGCTGAAGCCGCCATTGCATGCCGCGCTGCTGGCGCAGCGTCTGCACAGCGCGCAACCGCGTGCTGCACGTATCGTGACCACGTTGGATGTGGAATTGCAGCGCACGCTGGAAGAACGCGTGGGTACGTATTTTTCGCAATTGCCCGAGCGCACCTCGGCCGCCTTGCTGGTGGTCGACAACGCCACGATGGAAGCGCGCGCCTATGTCGGCTCGGCCAGCTTCGGCGATCGCAAAGGGCTGGGGCATGTGGACATGGTGCAGGCCTGGCGGTCACCAGGCTCCACGCTCAAACCGTTCCTGTACGGCATGGCGCTGGACGATGGCCTGATCCATTCGGAAAGCTTGCTGGTGGATGCGCCGCAGAGCTTTGGCAACTACCGGCCCGGCAACTTCGATGCCGCCTTCAACGGGCCGGTGAGCGCGGCCACCGCATTGCGCCTGTCGTTGAATGTGCCGGCGGTGGATCTGCTCGATCGCATCGGCCCGGCACGCTTTGCCGCGCGGCTGTCCAATGCCGGTATTGCGCTGCACTTCCCGCGTGGCAGCACGCCATCGCTGGCGTTGATCCTGGGCGGCACCGGCGCGCAATTGCAGGAATTGGTGGGCGCGTTCGCGTCGCTCAATCGTGGCGGCATTGCCGGGCGCGTGCGCTACACGCCGGACGATGCACGGATCGACCGACGCCTGATGTCGCCAGGTGCGGCCTGGATCGTGCGGGAGATATTGCAGAGCAATCCACGCCCCGGCTACGGCAGCGGCACCTTCGACACCGCCGCGCGCCCCGGCGTGGCCTGGAAGACCGGCACCAGTTACGGCTACCGCGATGCCTGGGCCATTGGCGGTACGCGGCGCTACACCGTTGGTGTATGGGTTGGCCGCCCGGATGGCACGCCGTTGCCCGGCCAGTACGGTGCGGTGACCGCATTGCCGCTGATGTTCGAAGTCATCGACGCATTGCCGCGCAACGCCGGCGACAGTGCACCGCTGCCGATGCCGGCAACGGTGCAGGCAAGGGAGATCTGCTGGCCGCTCGGTGGCGCGTTGGAGCAGACGCCGCCGGCACTGTGTGCCCGCCGTGCCGAGGCCTATGCACTGGATGGCGCGCTGCCACCCACCTTCGCCGAGCGCGACGCGCGCCTGTGGCAAAGCGGGCGGCTGCAGTTCGAGGTGGATGCGCGCAGCGGCCAGCGGCTGTCGCAGGAATGCACACAGCCGCACGTGCGCACGTCACGCGCGTTGGCACGCTGGCCGGCACTGGTGTCGCCCTGGCTGAGTGCGGCAGAACGTACAGCCGCGCAGTTGCCGCCACTGGCACCGGACTGTCTGCCGGACGGGCGCATGACCGGCGGCGGCGTGCTGCGTATCGATGGGCTGAGCGACCGCGCCACCTTGGCGCGCGCAAACGACACCGCGCGCCCGGTGCGCCTGCAGTTGCGCGCGCTGGGCAGCGAGGCGCGCATCGACTGGCTGCTGGACGGTCGCTGGATTGCACAGACCGACGGGCGCCAGGGATTCCAGCGCGACTTTGCCGAGGTGGGGGAGCACACGCTCACCGCCATGGCCAGCGACGGCGCCTGGACCCAGGTGCGGTTTCGCGTCTTGCGTTGAGTGGGGAAGTGGTCGCGCTCCTCGAAGCGCGCCCGGGTGCGAAGGAGCCGTTACTGGTAGGGCTTCATCGCGCCCAGGTGCGCTCCTACACGCAACATGGTTGAGCTAGTCCACACTTTGTCCAAACGTTGTCCAAAACAAGACAGGGCGCCAACGGCGCCCTGTCTTGTTTGTACCTTCGACCATGCAGTGGCATCGGCGCACTCAGCACCGACGCACGCCACTCACTCGCCGATCCAGCCTTCCAGCATGTCTGCGAACTCGTCGGCATGCTCTTCTTCCTGAGCAAGAATGCTTTCCAGGATGCGCTTGGTGGTGGTGTCCTTGTCGCCGATGAAGTCGATCATCTCGCGGTAGCTGTCGATGGCGATGCGCTCGGCGATCAGGTTTTCCTTGACCATGTCGCGCAGATCGGTGCCTTCCTTGTATTCGGCGTGCGAGCGCTTGGTCAGCGTGTCCGGATTGAGGTCCGGTTCGCCGCCCAGCTGCACGATGCGCTCGGCCAGCTTGTGCGCGTGCGCCTGTTCCTGCTGCGCATGCTCCAGGAACTCGCCCTTGACCGCGTCGGCCAGCATGCCCTTGGCCATGAAGTAGTGGCGGTAATAGCGCAGCGTGCACACGTACTCGGTGGCGAGCGCAGTGTTGAGCAGTTCGATCACTTTCTCGCGATCGGCGTGGTAGCTCTCGGTAATGGCGCCGTCTTCGATGCTCTGGCGTGCGCGTGCGCGCAAGGTGGCGGTATCGGTGATACCGGCGGGGGTCGTGGTGGCTGGCTGATCAGACATGGCTGGCCGTTTTCCTTCTGAGTGGACGGGGGAATCGTTTTTTTAAGCGGGCAGATGCTGCAGCACGTAATCGGCGGCAGACACCTTGAACTCGCCGGGTTCTTCGACGAACAGGGCTTTGACCACCCCGTCGTCGGCATACAGCGCGTAGCGGCGCGAGCGCAGGCCCATGCCCGAGCCGCTGGCGTCGATTTCAAGGCCCAGCGCGCGGACCAGTTCGGCGTTGCCGTCGGGCAACAGATGCAGGCCATCGGGAACCAGTTGGCTACGGCCCCAGGCCTGCATCACGAACGGGTCGTTGACGGCGGTACACAACACTTCGATACCGCGTTTGCGGAACTCCTCGAAGTGCTCCACGTAGCCCGGCAGGTGCTTGGCCGAGCAGGTTGGCGTGAATGCGCCCGGTACCGCAAACAGCAATACCTTGCGGCCGGCAAACAGACTATGCGTGTCGACTGCTTCGATGCCGTCGCGCATGCGCTTGAGCACCACTTCGGGAATGCTGTCACCAACGGCGATGGTCATGGGGTGGGGCTCCTGTGGCTGAACGAAGTCTAGAAAAGGGCAGGGGAAAAGCGCGTCAACGCGCTTGAAATCCGCAGGGCCACGCCTATCTGACGCACATGGCCGGCGCGGTGGTGCATGCCGCAGCCGCCGGCCCGTCACCCAACCTTTTGGAGGCTTGCAATGAACATCGTTCGTTATCCCCAGTGGCCCACGCACGCCCTGCAAAACGAGATCAAGCACGTGTTCGATCGTTTCTTCGAACAGAACAGCGATACCGACGAATCGGCCGTGGTCACCGCCCAATGGGTGCCGCGCGTGGATATCAAGGAAGAGCCCAACCACTTCGTGCTCTATGCCGATCTGCCGGGTATCGACCCCAGCCAGATCGAGGTGCAGATGGACAAGGGCATCCTATCGATCAAGGGCGAGCGCAAGAGCGAGTCCAGCACCGAGACCGAGCGCTTCTCGCGCATCGAGCGCCGCTACGGCAGCTTCCACCGCCGCTTCGCGCTGCCCGACAGTGCCGATGCCGATGGCATCACGGCCGCCGGCCATAATGGCGTGCTGGAAATCCGCATTCCCAAGCGCCCGGCCGCGACCCCGCGCCGCATTCAGGTCGGCAATGGGCAGGACACCAGCGGTAGTACCGTGCAGTAAGCGCTATCGCAGCGCGTGTATGTGCAGCGGTAGCTGGCCGGGGCCGGGGTTTGGGGTGTGCATGACACCCAAGGCCCGGTCACGATCCCGGTTGCAGGGCCGCGGCATCGCGGCGTGCTGCCAGGCATGTGCTGCCGAGCAATGGCCCTGGAGCGGGTCACCGACTTCGCTCCCCGGCGACGGCCGCGCCGTAGAATAGGCGCGGTCGCCCGCCCGGCTGCGAAGAGATCGGCCAGCAACCCAGTTGCGTGACTGCCCCGCGGGCGCGGTTGGTGTCTG comes from Xanthomonas vesicatoria ATCC 35937 and encodes:
- a CDS encoding ferritin-like domain-containing protein, with protein sequence MSDQPATTTPAGITDTATLRARARQSIEDGAITESYHADREKVIELLNTALATEYVCTLRYYRHYFMAKGMLADAVKGEFLEHAQQEQAHAHKLAERIVQLGGEPDLNPDTLTKRSHAEYKEGTDLRDMVKENLIAERIAIDSYREMIDFIGDKDTTTKRILESILAQEEEHADEFADMLEGWIGE
- a CDS encoding Hsp20/alpha crystallin family protein gives rise to the protein MNIVRYPQWPTHALQNEIKHVFDRFFEQNSDTDESAVVTAQWVPRVDIKEEPNHFVLYADLPGIDPSQIEVQMDKGILSIKGERKSESSTETERFSRIERRYGSFHRRFALPDSADADGITAAGHNGVLEIRIPKRPAATPRRIQVGNGQDTSGSTVQ
- a CDS encoding CPBP family glutamic-type intramembrane protease, producing MSLAFRAWPLARHLVWLAVLLVALQVRDIAKAIGLPIPRIPVPYGGAILDNGLSVIVVLVAAALLYRSTPGDLLARLGLRWNGLGGPLLTLCATLPCWIGLWTQATAIGTDDVLGLLWLAVLFPLAEEIVFRGFGFVFASRALAWRPALAALLQALVFGAVHWFGAGGGGGEALLIFAITGIGALLFAIVDAQDGYTIWSGWVLHVSLNAAWTVFAVSDSAASGWLGMALRLSAVLLAMGLLRAFVRPAGLHSTVVAARAQQP
- a CDS encoding peroxiredoxin produces the protein MTIAVGDSIPEVVLKRMRDGIEAVDTHSLFAGRKVLLFAVPGAFTPTCSAKHLPGYVEHFEEFRKRGIEVLCTAVNDPFVMQAWGRSQLVPDGLHLLPDGNAELVRALGLEIDASGSGMGLRSRRYALYADDGVVKALFVEEPGEFKVSAADYVLQHLPA
- the pbpC gene encoding penicillin-binding protein 1C, producing MDEQPQAQTGMDRTPPRPRASQQQDRRRHWLRWLRWSSAALLAVLLLLDLAFPLPLPKSRDTSTLVVARDGTPLRAFADRNGVWRYPASPETVSPLYLQALLNYEDRWFWRHPGVNPWGLLRAGGQWLGHGRIVSGGSTLTMQVARILDPHTRTPWGKAKQLLRALQLEAHLSKREILTLYLERAPYGGTIEGVDAASWAYLGKPAKALSQAEAALLAVLPQSPSRLRPDRHPEAAQRARDKVLDRMVELGVWSRAQVDDARIEPVVTRSLKPPLHAALLAQRLHSAQPRAARIVTTLDVELQRTLEERVGTYFSQLPERTSAALLVVDNATMEARAYVGSASFGDRKGLGHVDMVQAWRSPGSTLKPFLYGMALDDGLIHSESLLVDAPQSFGNYRPGNFDAAFNGPVSAATALRLSLNVPAVDLLDRIGPARFAARLSNAGIALHFPRGSTPSLALILGGTGAQLQELVGAFASLNRGGIAGRVRYTPDDARIDRRLMSPGAAWIVREILQSNPRPGYGSGTFDTAARPGVAWKTGTSYGYRDAWAIGGTRRYTVGVWVGRPDGTPLPGQYGAVTALPLMFEVIDALPRNAGDSAPLPMPATVQAREICWPLGGALEQTPPALCARRAEAYALDGALPPTFAERDARLWQSGRLQFEVDARSGQRLSQECTQPHVRTSRALARWPALVSPWLSAAERTAAQLPPLAPDCLPDGRMTGGGVLRIDGLSDRATLARANDTARPVRLQLRALGSEARIDWLLDGRWIAQTDGRQGFQRDFAEVGEHTLTAMASDGAWTQVRFRVLR